The Hevea brasiliensis isolate MT/VB/25A 57/8 chromosome 9, ASM3005281v1, whole genome shotgun sequence nucleotide sequence AACAATTGTCTGGCTTATACTGTTTGTTGCCTGTTTCTTTCCCTGTTTCCACCTGTAAGTTTTTGTAATCTATGCTTATACTTTTTGCCAACTGTTTCCACCTGCAAGTTTGTTGCCTGTGTCTAATTCATGCCCCTGTGGCATTGATGTAGTTTATGCTATATTTGGTGGATGAGAGAAGTAGGGGACATTGCTTGTTGTTTGAGGTGCTTGGTATCTTTGCTCAACTCACTTGGTGTCTCTACTCAACTCCGAAGGGAAAGATCTATATACCTGTGGAATAATATGGtcaccaccaatggtggctttacTTAATATAATTTTGTGCATTTTTTTCATCCACGTATATTTTGTTTCCCATAGCCGTATAATGACGTGTACTTCTTTTGTTTATGCTTATCAAGCCACAAATATAAAGCTGActgtcctaattttttttttcaatttttctttttatcttcAGAGTGGCCAGCGTCCTTGTTGAGCTGAAAAGAACCAATTGTAGCCTTTTCCTTGAAAAATctgagaaggaaaaaaaaaaaggtgaagtGGACAAATATCTGCATTCCTTTGTCTGAACCTGGGATATTGCTGAAGTCCTAAAAACTATTTGGTCTATGGAAGACCCTTTGAGGCAGAAAATAAATTCGAGGGACCAGCAATCATTAGTAACTTCTGAGACTTTAACAACCCGAGCAAGGCAAAGTTTCGCTCCACATGACAGGTTCACACCGAAAAAGCTGACCTTGTCATATGCTGATTTTCATCGTGAAGTTGCAAAGAATATAAAAGATATTTCACCTAAATGTTCAAAGAATTTCCTAAAACAGTGTAGGAAGGTGACTGAAGAGGAGGAGCTTGTCAAGTATATGTCAAATTTACCAAGTTATCTGGAGAGGGGAGAAAATCGACAGGAGAAAGTTTTAAATGTTGGGGTCCTTGATTGGGGCCGTTTAGAAAAGTGGCAGTGTGGCCAAAAACAGATACCCTACAGAGGTAGCAGGCATTCGCTCTCAAGTGCTAATTCATCCTCATCGTTCTCTACAGAAGGATCATATATTGACTCTAGTAGAGGTCAGAGTTGCTCTCCTGATCATCAAAGGATGCGCCGTCAATCTCTCCAATCTCATTTGATGTCATCTCCAGTAGAAGTTCATTCAAAAGATGGTAAATCGTTTGAAGAAAGCATTCAAAAATTTAAAGATGTCAAAGGTGCCCAGACTAACACTATGAATGACCAAGGAAAGTTCGTCAGGACAGACCAACTTCTTTCTAAAAATTGTCCTGAAATCAAACTGGAACAGTGCAAGAGAAAAGATTCAGACCCAAAGATGAATCCAGAATGTGGATTTTTAAATGGGGTCAATTTTGAAGTGCGGCAGTGCATGAAGGTAAAGGCAACCCAAGATGGTGAATTTATGAATAAAGCAAATAAGTTGCAAGAACAGAAGGCGTATGCCTTTGACCAAGATGTCTCTGAAAAAAGTAAAAGAGTAGTTCTACTTATGCCAAGAGATCTCTCCCAAGGCAATTGTGCCCAGCTTTCTGAGTCGACAGCAATGTTGCATCAAAAGGGGACAAAGGCAAGTCGGAGTAGCTTGTACGAGATGCCTAAGGACACGAGTCCTGCAGCAGTCACTTCTGATGTCCCACACTCTTGCCCGCTGCCTCGTGAGATTGAAGGATGCGCAGAGATGAAAGGGTGCTCTTCAGATGCCAATAGTATCAGCTTTTTGCCCAATACACCTCACTTGGCACCACATCCAGCCAAAAAAGGAATCAGTACATCCCATGTTAGAATTTCAGAAAATAAAAGATCAATTATAACACCAATAAATTCTACTTCAATGATAACACCAATAAATTCTACTTCAAAAGAACCTTCCACAGGATTGGATGTGAAGTTAGGCAAAGCTGCTCCTGAAAAACCGAGAAGCACTTCACCTTTTCGCCGACTTGGCATTGGTATGGGCAAGATAGGTAAAAGTTACAGTTCCAAAGAGGGTTCATCTATGCCACAATTGAGCACAATCCATCATTCTGCAAAATCTGCCTCAGAGAATGGTACAAATTCCTCTTGCCAAGGTACTTCAAGTAGTGATACACAAAATGCTTCAAACAGAGCCAGGTCAAGCCCTCTGAGAAGATTACTAGACCCACTGTTGAAACCAAAGGCACCAAACTGCCGTCGTTCTGGGGATCCATTACAACGGGATTTAGTATCAACGGATAGAGCCTGCAAGTCATCCGATGGACAATTAGATTCTTCAACTGCAGCAAGACAGCCAGGAGTTGTAAAATTAAATATGACAAGTTGTAGGGCAATCAATATTGATGATACGTGTCAGGACAAGAAGCGTGGATCGTCAGCATTGCAAGCTCTGCTAAGAGTTACAGTTAAGAATGGTCAGCCTCTTTTCACATTTGCAGTTGACAATGAACGAAATATTCTTGCAGCCACAATGAAGAAGTTGAGTAGCACAAGAGAGGATGACTACAGCTGCATTTACACATTCTTTGCCATTCAAGAAATCAGGAAAAAAAATGGGGGGTGGATGAACCAAGGGGGCAAAGGCAAAGGTCATGATTATATTCCTAATGTTGTAGCTCAATTGAAGGTTTCTGGTTCACAGTTTTCCCGTTGGACTAGAGAGAACTATATGGAGCAATCATTTGCTAGAGAATTTGTTTTGTTTGCCATGGGCCTACAACAAGCAGAGACACAAACATTAGACTTCCACCCAAATGATGAACTTGCTGCCATTGTTGTCAAGATCCCAAGAGTCATCAATAGAAGTACAGCCACTGATGGGCATTATACTGGTAAATGCAATGATTTCCCAGAGACGAGATTCAATTCTACTTCTGGGGAACAGCCTATCATCAATGGCCAAAGCCTTATCAGTGCCACAGTCATTCTTCCGAGTGGTGTTCATAGTCTACCAAATAAAGGAGGACCTTCATCACTAATCCAACGATGGAGATCGGGTGGATCATGTGATTGTGGAGGTTGGGATTTGGGTTGCAAACTCAGAATTTTTGCCAACCAGAGTCAGCTTAGTAAGAATACACGTCCATCTAAAGCTTGCACTATAATTGATAAATTTGAGTTCATCTCTCAGGTAATGTTTttgttgcttttaaccaaatagtTGTTCCTCATACCTGTTATTGCCAAATGACGAATGacctaacaaaaaaaaaaaaaaaattgccaaaTGATTTCTCTTGCTTTCAATACTTGACCACAGGGAGGAGAAGAAGAGAACCAACCTGTCTTCAGTTTGGCTCCTTTCAAGGATGGGATCTATTCAGTGGAGTTCAATTCATCACTTTCAATTATACAAGCGTTCTCACTGTGTATAGCAGTTATAGACAGTAAAAAACTGTGTGAGATCCCAGGATCGTGCAACTTGTTTGAAGGAAAAACTTCTTTGGAAACCATATTGGCCCGAAATGATGGAATAAGGGGCAGCACAAATCGAGTTGATACGGACGTGCCTGCAAAATTTGTCTCATACCCACCCCATTCTCCAGTTGGAAGGGTCTAGTTTCATGAGGAATGGTCTTGCAATTACACAGGTGGTACGGATCGGTAAATAGCCAGTTTGACTTAGTAGACACTGTTTGAATCCTGCAATCCAGTGCCTCTCATTGATATGGGAAAATAAAATAGAATCTGCGAGGTGATGGGGAAAGAAACCTTGAAGCATGAGAGaactgtattttgtattagtttttgaGTTCTTTTTGACAATAGAAGCAGTATTAACGGTACTTAGAGAACACTATCTTCATCAATGTAAGTGTGCATATCATAGTGCTTGTAGTTTGGAATTCTATTGACTTATTCCAAGAGCATTCCATAATGAATGTTTCAAGTAAACTTTTGGCTCAGAAAGCCCTTCTCTGCAAATAGCTCAAAAAGAGGAAAGAAGCAGAAAATTATTATCGATTATTCGCTTCCAATCTCACCTTAGAAATGACCGTCTTGGACCATCAGAATGGAAAAGATATGTTTCAAAGCAAGTTAAATATGAAGCAGAATACAATTTTTTAACTAAAGAAGAATTATAAAATACTGAAATTGTACCATCATTAATCTAATCAATTTTTTAATCAACAATCTTAATGGTCTAGAGCTGTATTATTTGCTTTTTctgcaattttttttattaattccttttatcacatattacatatttttattaatagtttctccaattttttatttgattgttaATCAAAGAAATAATACAATTAAAATTAtgtgaaattatatttaaagttatacattaatttaattcattatatattctgtttttaatatatttatatttataagaaaaaatgTATTATTTTCCAAGCCAACAACCTCACATAACAGGGAAATTATTAACCTGTTTTCCTgtatatttttgttttatatgCTATATTAACCTGTTTTttcatttttaacttttttttaaataatgaatattaaaaattaaaacccTTATCTCATCTTCGTCTTCTAGTAGAGTCAATCTCTCGTGactgaaagaaatttcttctcatgtaattagaattttttttttctttccttcaaTTTTCTCataaacattagttttcttttaataaaattattattgataGGTTTTTCCAATTTCTCTGAAAGCCAGAAGcagatttttgtcagtttctacCATATTTTTTTTCAAGTTGTGGATTAAGATTCATGATTATCCTTAATccttaatttttgaaattattcttaataaaaaaaaatttgaaattatgattatttataaattaaaacaaaaagggGAAAAAACCTACAGTTGAGCGGTTTACGTTGATCGCCAGGCTCCTAAGATTTTTCTGTCTTTCTCGGCATTCTCTACATCTCGCTTTTGTTAAAAGATAAAATCTTTAGTGTTTGGTTTGATCCTTcgttttaatttttaatgtgaAGCTATGGAGAAAAATTTGCGCAGAAACATCAATAGAAGTCTCGCTGATTGCAGAGAATTGGAAGCCGCTTCTTGGTAGAATCATTTTTCAGGTTTACTTTTTAGGAACTGATCATTGGACTTAGCATTGTTTATTACTGCATTAAGTAGgagttaatttttttatgtattaatattaattaagggatatcttccaaaaaaaaaaaaaattaattaagggatCGTTGTTTGGCTGATCATTTTGGTAAATTTTATGCAAAAATTTAGGTTTTATTTTCTGTATATGTTGGCATTTTGTTGAAGAAAACTTTAATTGCTGATTATTGGACTATACTTGATATTAGCAATGCTGCACTTATCTTGAGAaggaaatttaatatttttagtagGAGATCTTGAGAAAATGGAGGGGAGTTTGATTGCTCAAATATTCACAAAGCCTTATTGTGGTCTTTTGACGTTGTTTCTTCTAAATAAAAAGACTCAAACTTTAAAGAACATTTTTTGGACAGTCTAGTTCTTTATCCTCAAAAATGTTGAACTACAAGATGGGTAATTCTTCCTTTGAGGCTTTGAAATTCTTGCTTGTTTTGCTGTTTCCTTGTTTTGCTGTTTCCTTGTTTTGTTTCtgaatacaagaaattcttgctTTTTAAACTGCTGTAATTATGTCATGTTATATAGGTGGTTGTGCAGCATCCATACTACCCTTTGATCATTCTGTTAGTGTTGACTACTTCAACCTGTATAGTGCCCACTTTAGTTCCATCCTCTTTCCATTTGCCTATGCTTTGAAATGTATATGTACCTTGGGTTTTTTCCCACTCAACTGGTCATAATATCCTCTTTAACCTGGATAGAGCTTTTTCAGCTTTTCTTGTCTTTTTGCTGATTCATGTTTTTGTGTTTCTTCTAAGTTCTAACATATCTTGCAGTCTTTTTGTTCataatataatttcattttttttttcctttatttgtCTTTCATTACATTCCATGCTTCAATGTCAAATTGGTACTATGTATGCTAATGCATGGGATTTTTTTCTGTTGACAGTACATACACGGGTTAGCTGCTCATGGAATTCATTACTTACATAGGCCAGGGCCAACGCTTCAGGACACTGGCTTTTTCTTCTTCCAGTGCGTAAAACTGTTGTGAATAGTGTGATTCCTTCATACTTGATGTTAAACTGTACATCGATACCCTTTTTTTGGCCATTTCAGGAACTTGGACAAGATAAAGCTTATATAAGTGAGACTCTTTTCACTTTCATCTTTTGTTCTTTTGTGTTGGTAAGGTTTTACAGTCCTGTTATTTATGTTTACATGTGTTGCCTACTATCTAGGCACATTTTTCAATGTTCTCTTTTACAGTTAACAGATAATTGCACTGTTTTCTACCTAGATCACCTATGGTACTGATGTTTTCAGTAATGTCAATGTTCCCATTCAGTTTTTCTTTTTGTCTTGCTAATTTCATCCTACCCAGAATTTCACTTAGTTGTTTCCCTTTACCTATCTCATCTGCCAGTGAACTGAAGTATTTCATGCATAATATAGTCTCTCTTTCTTTGATTATTTAAGGAAGATATATTCAAGACTGACATATAAGTTTGCATAAGTTTGTCTAATGATAAAAAAATGAAGTTTGTGAATTTCAATAGGTCCTTGCCAGTTGCTTTTGTGAACGTCTATGTGCATCCATTTCTCCAAGATTGGATCAACAAGCATTCAAGGAGCAAGATCATGCTTTATTTCTAAAATGAGTTGTTAGAAATAAGTATTGATGATCTTGACTGTCAAGTAAAACTACTAAGTTGGAGAATATGGAGATCTTTCACATAGGTTTTCTGTAGACGCCAAAGAACATGAAATACATTCAAGCTTCTTCTTGTCTCTGACTAAATTGTTCCTCATCTTATTAAGTAGTTTAATTATTAATGACCAGCTAGTAATCTATGAATTGTTGATTGGTCTAACTAGTCTTAGTTCTGTTGCAGTGGACTTTTCACCCTTTCATTTTTCAGTACAAAAAAATCTACACAGCTTTAGTCTGGTGCAGGGTTCTTGCTTATTTAGTGGTAAGTGGTTGAAGTTTCTTGCTTTTCATGAGACCCTTCTGATGGCAAGAATCGTGAAGGCCATAATTGGATTTGCAGAAAACCATTTTGGTCATATTGTGTATTTAATGAGAAACCTATAAATAATTTATTGTCCATAACTTGCATACTGTTTcatgagcttttttttttttttattactactGTAACTCTACTCATGATAATAGTCGAGAACATAAAATGCTACACATTTTATACCTATAGCAAGAAGATGGCTTGTTTAGTCATGACTATGGCCTTTTAACCCCATATCATCTAGGCCCACTGACTGGAATGATGGGAGAAACATTTTTGCTGTTCTAGTATCTTTATCTTACAATTGGTTTTagtattttttttccctttccctTTCCCTTTCCCTTTTTAGGCTTGCCAGATTCTCCGGATAGTTACATTCTATTCAACGCACCTTCCTGGTCCAAACTATCACTGCCATGAGGTAAAATTTTGTAGAATTTGGCATGATATGCACTCAGTTGCATTTTATGTGAGGACTTCTGATGCTACCACTTGATGAAACTTTTGCTTAAATTATCTTCTTGTAATTAAAGCAACTTTTTACAACCAGGTACAACTGTCTCTTTCATGGCTCAAaactgaaggagtggaagcgtgataattgggcattagaaccttgaatttcaaaaattatttctaaggttacatgcaccatgccaagtttcttatgaacctaatcaattttcaatgcccaattgcatatcaaaacatattttagcatacattaaaatttcatttgctattaaagattatgaattagcatttaattcaatcaaaccctaactaaaagagggatttttaggtactaatctcttgatgcacaattgataccTTCTTAGGatattcttaggaccccaaatattgtccctctagcttgtctaccataagcacacaccaaagtagcAATAGCAGCctctagattggcttctcaagccttgtcaattAATTATAAGatgggtttatgctttgtgaaagttgtatgaatgtattgggtgttagaaacactttctaataatttaattcaagaggaaatctaaatttttccctttgaatcaattgagaaattgagagGAGAAGAAGAGCACCATGTTGCTGTCCCATATAAGAGAAAAAAAGGAGTGGGCTGATTTTTCGTTATAAcctctctttatatacttaggtcaaaccctaactctcttgccacatgtcatcacaagatcccatcttgttattatttgatttaatcttatgaaaccaagtgtcaagctccatttaaatcatgatacGAGGTCTtctatcataggaagacaagtggcaagatcatatggtgccatgtgtcaccatctcatagtgtcacatgtcaccatgtgaaaagaccaatttgtccttactctttaatttgagttctcaacccaaaattataatttctcctctttaatcaatttatatcaaatataaattaattaatcttcattaattaatttctcataattaaatttagatttaatcaaattaaatacaaatttaatttatattttatactatacatccaataacttagatttggtttcaagtcatgctagggactttgcaatcttattgcaaaccaaacctctttaattaattaattaaactctttaattaattaattataattaaactttttaattaatcaattaaatcacattttaaatggtgattagcttgtgtagatgtgtgatttactgactcattacttattggcaatgagaaatgatattaactcttaatatcaataGAACTCTTTTTTAtcgtaaatgatttctccaaatcatttcaggcacctcatagaccatggttgacacctagcatagtatgccatggccacccaatcagtaataaggaataccttaaatgaacctttaatcatatgttaccatgcactagaatctctccgttacaaaatcccaattcgagttggagtcatggttaatgtcaaaccccatttgctatgaacattatgttctcttttaattccagttcttgattaattagattttcttgtcagaaactcttttctgattaaatctgtctgttctggtcaggaacttgaaacatcaagaacaattaaataaacataggattttatccctatttacttagggtaacggattccatcttgatcaacacctatctccatatataactattaGGAGCCAACCAGTGTTATTAAGGCGAAAGGCGACATTAAGGCGATAGAGTGCCCTATGGCCTTAGGCGAGAGGCGAGAGGCGAGGCGAGGGCCTTTTTGAAGTAAGGTGCCATAACCTTAATtgcctaaattatatatatgtgtgtgtgtaattataaaataaaaattcatactTTTAAATAGATGATAAATAACAGTAAATTAATAATtcctatataaaataaataactaattaattaaattaacaagaataacaattaaaaagtaaactaattacaaataaattaacaatacttatattaattaattaataagaacaaaaagttaaattatcaaattaacaataaaataataattgctatgtaaaataaataactaatgagaactaatgtctaattaacaagataaaaagtaaaactaatcaaactaACAATAGTAAAAAGTAAAAGATAAATTAATTACCATTAAATTAACAATACCTATATTAAATAATCAACCAATcaataagtaaaataattaatttaacaatacTTATGTTAAATAATCAACTAATtaacaagaaaataattaattcaataatatccataaaatttaaataattaattaataaaaattaaaggtaaaacaattaaattaatagcaaataattaactaattaataaaacCCAACCAAAGTACCAAACCAagagaaggaaaggaaaaaaaaaatgcaaaattgCTGCAAGTCTGTAAGTCTCAGAATCGAAAACCGACAAAGATAACAGGGCAAATAGAGGAGGAAGAAGCCAACCAGGGAGGAGgagaagaaggaaaatgaaagggaaaaaaaaaaaaaaaaactgctgCAGTGCTGCTGCGTTCCAAAGAAAAGAGTGGGAGAGAAGGAAGAAGATAATAGAGGAGGAAGAAAATAATCGAAACAGAGAGGAGAAAGAagaagatgagagagagagacatACCTGGACTGGATAGACTCGACGCAACTCCTGGAGTTGAtgcaactcttttttttttttgtcggcAACAGGTAAATCTTTAGGGttttatatttttgttttaaaaaataaaaaaaag carries:
- the LOC110640645 gene encoding uncharacterized protein LOC110640645 isoform X1 — its product is MEDPLRQKINSRDQQSLVTSETLTTRARQSFAPHDRFTPKKLTLSYADFHREVAKNIKDISPKCSKNFLKQCRKVTEEEELVKYMSNLPSYLERGENRQEKVLNVGVLDWGRLEKWQCGQKQIPYRGSRHSLSSANSSSSFSTEGSYIDSSRGQSCSPDHQRMRRQSLQSHLMSSPVEVHSKDGKSFEESIQKFKDVKGAQTNTMNDQGKFVRTDQLLSKNCPEIKLEQCKRKDSDPKMNPECGFLNGVNFEVRQCMKVKATQDGEFMNKANKLQEQKAYAFDQDVSEKSKRVVLLMPRDLSQGNCAQLSESTAMLHQKGTKASRSSLYEMPKDTSPAAVTSDVPHSCPLPREIEGCAEMKGCSSDANSISFLPNTPHLAPHPAKKGISTSHVRISENKRSIITPINSTSMITPINSTSKEPSTGLDVKLGKAAPEKPRSTSPFRRLGIGMGKIGKSYSSKEGSSMPQLSTIHHSAKSASENGTNSSCQGTSSSDTQNASNRARSSPLRRLLDPLLKPKAPNCRRSGDPLQRDLVSTDRACKSSDGQLDSSTAARQPGVVKLNMTSCRAINIDDTCQDKKRGSSALQALLRVTVKNGQPLFTFAVDNERNILAATMKKLSSTREDDYSCIYTFFAIQEIRKKNGGWMNQGGKGKGHDYIPNVVAQLKVSGSQFSRWTRENYMEQSFAREFVLFAMGLQQAETQTLDFHPNDELAAIVVKIPRVINRSTATDGHYTGKCNDFPETRFNSTSGEQPIINGQSLISATVILPSGVHSLPNKGGPSSLIQRWRSGGSCDCGGWDLGCKLRIFANQSQLSKNTRPSKACTIIDKFEFISQGGEEENQPVFSLAPFKDGIYSVEFNSSLSIIQAFSLCIAVIDSKKLCEIPGSCNLFEGKTSLETILARNDGIRGSTNRVDTDVPAKFVSYPPHSPVGRV
- the LOC110640645 gene encoding uncharacterized protein LOC110640645 isoform X2, yielding MSNLPSYLERGENRQEKVLNVGVLDWGRLEKWQCGQKQIPYRGSRHSLSSANSSSSFSTEGSYIDSSRGQSCSPDHQRMRRQSLQSHLMSSPVEVHSKDGKSFEESIQKFKDVKGAQTNTMNDQGKFVRTDQLLSKNCPEIKLEQCKRKDSDPKMNPECGFLNGVNFEVRQCMKVKATQDGEFMNKANKLQEQKAYAFDQDVSEKSKRVVLLMPRDLSQGNCAQLSESTAMLHQKGTKASRSSLYEMPKDTSPAAVTSDVPHSCPLPREIEGCAEMKGCSSDANSISFLPNTPHLAPHPAKKGISTSHVRISENKRSIITPINSTSMITPINSTSKEPSTGLDVKLGKAAPEKPRSTSPFRRLGIGMGKIGKSYSSKEGSSMPQLSTIHHSAKSASENGTNSSCQGTSSSDTQNASNRARSSPLRRLLDPLLKPKAPNCRRSGDPLQRDLVSTDRACKSSDGQLDSSTAARQPGVVKLNMTSCRAINIDDTCQDKKRGSSALQALLRVTVKNGQPLFTFAVDNERNILAATMKKLSSTREDDYSCIYTFFAIQEIRKKNGGWMNQGGKGKGHDYIPNVVAQLKVSGSQFSRWTRENYMEQSFAREFVLFAMGLQQAETQTLDFHPNDELAAIVVKIPRVINRSTATDGHYTGKCNDFPETRFNSTSGEQPIINGQSLISATVILPSGVHSLPNKGGPSSLIQRWRSGGSCDCGGWDLGCKLRIFANQSQLSKNTRPSKACTIIDKFEFISQGGEEENQPVFSLAPFKDGIYSVEFNSSLSIIQAFSLCIAVIDSKKLCEIPGSCNLFEGKTSLETILARNDGIRGSTNRVDTDVPAKFVSYPPHSPVGRV